A single genomic interval of Arthrobacter sp. NicSoilB8 harbors:
- a CDS encoding efflux RND transporter permease subunit, whose product MRRIIAASLRFRSIVIALAAALMIVGGAQLSSASVDVFPEFAPPKVEVQTACLGLTAAEVEELVSVPMEEAFNGIDGLDHMRSKSVPQLSSIVLEFENGTDLLTARQLVSERMATVIPTLPTWAAPPLMLQPLSSTSRVMKIGLSSDTRSLIEMSMISYWNIRAHLLRVPGVANVAIWGERLQMLQVQVDPARLAAHNVTLENVMSSTSDALDAGLLQYSPGALIGTGGALETPNQSLGIRHVQAITSPAELAQVALEDREGQPPLRLADVANVVEDHQQLIGDAVINGGPGLMLIVEKLPWGNTLEVTRGVEEALKELQPGLTGIAVDTTLFRPASFIEESLGNLSLALLLGCFLVVLVLSVFLFQWRTALISVTAIPLSLMAAALVLYWTGGTINTMVLAGLVIAVGVVVDDAIIDVENIVRRLRHHRASGGTESTARVVVNASLEVRGPIVYATLIIVAATVPIFFLDGLTGAFFRPLAISYTLAVFASMLVALTVTPAMAYIFLRNAKLEDRDPPVVRVLKRWYGKLLRPMVRRPAPGYLALGALGVIGIVAAPLLGQSLLPSFKERDFLMHWLTQPGTSNAEEVRVSQLACKELMTIPGVNNCGSHIGQAFNADEVVGVYFGENWISVDPSVNYEKTLASIQEVVDGYPGIVRDVQTYLKERIREVLTGTGYAVVVRVYGDDLATLRQEADKIKGILGGIDGAIGAKVALQTSIPQINVEVNLEAANRYGLKPGDVRRAAATLVSGEEVGDVYRDGKAYDVQVWSAPEIRTSVTSIENLPLDTPGGQRIRLADVATISVKPTPNVIERSEGSRRIDVSANVKEGDLAKVVEKLKSDMESIDFPVGYEAVVLGEYAERQAASQRLLLYSIGAVVVVFLLLQAAFRSWRLAVLALLTLPVALVGGVIAAHLSGGILSLGSLVGFLTLMGIAARNGILLINHCQHLEQYEGVAFGPALVLRGASERLSPILMTTLATALALVPLVVMGNLPGHEIEHPMAVVILGGLVTSTLVNLFIVPSLYLRFAKKGPARERGPRQPEPVPAA is encoded by the coding sequence ATGCGTCGAATAATCGCAGCCAGCCTCAGGTTCAGATCGATCGTCATCGCGTTGGCTGCCGCGCTGATGATCGTCGGCGGCGCGCAGCTCAGCAGCGCGTCGGTGGACGTGTTCCCCGAATTCGCGCCGCCGAAAGTCGAAGTCCAGACAGCTTGCCTGGGACTCACCGCCGCCGAGGTCGAAGAACTGGTGTCGGTTCCCATGGAAGAGGCGTTCAACGGCATCGATGGCCTCGACCACATGAGATCCAAGTCAGTCCCCCAGCTCTCGTCGATTGTGCTGGAATTCGAGAACGGCACGGATCTGCTCACCGCCAGGCAACTGGTGTCGGAGCGCATGGCAACGGTCATCCCGACCCTGCCCACCTGGGCTGCCCCTCCCCTGATGCTGCAGCCTCTGTCCTCGACCAGCCGCGTCATGAAGATCGGCCTGTCCTCGGACACCCGGTCGCTCATCGAGATGTCCATGATTTCCTATTGGAACATCAGGGCTCATCTGCTGCGCGTTCCGGGGGTCGCCAACGTGGCCATCTGGGGCGAACGCCTCCAGATGCTCCAGGTGCAGGTTGATCCGGCCAGGCTGGCAGCCCACAACGTCACCTTGGAAAACGTGATGAGCTCAACCTCCGACGCCTTGGACGCGGGCCTGCTGCAGTACTCCCCGGGCGCCCTCATCGGCACCGGAGGGGCGCTCGAAACGCCGAACCAGTCTCTTGGGATCCGGCACGTACAAGCCATCACCTCGCCGGCGGAACTTGCCCAGGTGGCGCTGGAGGACCGCGAGGGACAGCCTCCCCTGCGGCTCGCCGACGTGGCGAACGTCGTGGAGGACCACCAGCAGCTGATCGGTGACGCGGTGATCAATGGCGGCCCCGGCCTGATGCTGATTGTCGAAAAGCTGCCGTGGGGCAACACCCTCGAAGTCACCCGTGGTGTGGAGGAGGCCCTCAAGGAACTGCAGCCCGGCCTGACCGGGATTGCCGTGGACACCACCTTGTTCCGGCCTGCCTCATTCATCGAGGAGTCGCTCGGCAACCTGAGTCTCGCGCTTCTGCTGGGCTGCTTCCTGGTGGTCCTGGTGCTCAGCGTTTTCCTGTTCCAGTGGCGGACAGCGCTGATCAGCGTGACGGCGATCCCGTTGTCGCTGATGGCAGCGGCCCTCGTGCTCTATTGGACCGGAGGCACTATTAATACGATGGTGCTTGCGGGGCTGGTGATCGCCGTCGGGGTGGTGGTGGACGATGCCATCATCGATGTCGAGAACATCGTCAGGCGACTCCGACACCACCGCGCCAGCGGCGGGACCGAAAGCACCGCCCGCGTGGTCGTCAATGCCTCACTGGAGGTCCGCGGACCTATTGTGTACGCGACCTTGATCATCGTCGCCGCCACGGTGCCGATCTTCTTCCTGGACGGGCTGACCGGCGCGTTCTTCCGGCCGCTGGCAATCTCCTACACCCTCGCGGTGTTTGCGTCCATGCTGGTTGCACTCACCGTCACCCCTGCGATGGCCTACATCTTCCTCCGCAACGCCAAGCTGGAAGACCGGGACCCCCCGGTAGTCAGGGTACTGAAGCGCTGGTACGGCAAGTTGCTTCGCCCCATGGTCCGCAGGCCCGCGCCGGGATACCTTGCCCTTGGCGCCCTGGGGGTCATCGGCATTGTGGCGGCACCGTTGTTGGGCCAATCATTGCTCCCGTCGTTCAAGGAGCGTGACTTCCTGATGCACTGGCTCACACAGCCTGGCACGTCCAACGCCGAGGAAGTCCGGGTCAGCCAACTGGCCTGCAAGGAGCTCATGACCATCCCGGGAGTGAACAACTGCGGGTCCCACATCGGGCAGGCTTTCAACGCCGACGAGGTGGTGGGCGTCTACTTCGGTGAGAACTGGATCAGCGTCGACCCCTCCGTGAACTACGAGAAGACCCTGGCATCCATCCAGGAAGTGGTGGATGGCTACCCCGGAATCGTCCGGGACGTCCAGACCTACCTCAAGGAACGCATCCGCGAGGTGCTCACAGGCACGGGCTACGCCGTCGTCGTGCGGGTGTATGGAGACGACCTCGCGACGCTTCGCCAGGAAGCTGACAAGATCAAGGGCATCCTGGGCGGCATTGACGGTGCCATTGGTGCGAAGGTCGCCCTCCAGACCAGCATTCCGCAGATCAACGTGGAAGTGAATCTGGAGGCCGCCAATCGGTACGGACTGAAACCGGGCGACGTACGCCGTGCCGCAGCCACGTTGGTCTCCGGCGAAGAAGTCGGCGACGTCTACCGGGACGGCAAAGCCTACGACGTCCAGGTGTGGAGCGCACCGGAGATTCGTACCAGTGTCACGAGCATTGAGAATCTACCGCTCGATACACCGGGCGGGCAAAGGATCCGGCTGGCTGATGTCGCCACGATCTCGGTCAAACCCACGCCCAATGTCATTGAGCGTTCCGAGGGATCCCGACGCATTGATGTCAGTGCCAACGTCAAGGAAGGCGATCTGGCCAAGGTTGTGGAGAAGTTGAAGTCCGACATGGAGTCGATCGATTTCCCGGTCGGATACGAAGCGGTTGTCCTCGGCGAATACGCCGAACGCCAGGCCGCCTCGCAACGACTGCTGCTCTACTCGATCGGCGCGGTTGTCGTGGTCTTCCTCCTGCTCCAGGCGGCGTTCCGGAGCTGGCGGCTGGCCGTCCTGGCCCTCCTGACGCTGCCGGTCGCCTTGGTCGGTGGCGTGATTGCCGCCCACCTCAGCGGCGGGATCCTCTCGCTGGGTTCCCTGGTCGGTTTCCTGACGCTGATGGGTATCGCCGCCCGCAACGGCATCCTGCTCATCAACCACTGCCAGCATCTGGAGCAGTACGAGGGCGTGGCCTTCGGACCTGCCCTGGTGCTGCGGGGGGCGTCCGAACGGTTGTCGCCGATTCTGATGACCACCCTGGCCACTGCACTGGCCCTTGTGCCGCTGGTGGTCATGGGAAACCTCCCGGGCCATGAGATTGAACATCCCATGGCGGTGGTGATCCTCGGCGGCCTGGTGACCTCCACACTGGTGAACCTGTTCATTGTTCCATCGCTCTATCTGCGGTTCGCCAAGAAGGGCCCTGCGCGTGAACGCGGGCCCCGGCAGCCGGAACCCGTACCGGCCGCATAG
- the glpK gene encoding glycerol kinase GlpK: protein MNQYVVAIDQGTTSTRAIVFDHSGSIVSSGQMEHEQIFPQAGWVEHNPAEIWNNTREVIGSALSKANLTRHDIAAVGITNQRETAVVWDKTTGEAVYNAIVWQDTRTQPIVDELAKDGGPERFKQKVGLPLATYFSGTKIKWILDNVEGARAKAEAGDLVFGNTDCWVLWNLTGGTDGGVHVTDVTNASRTMFMDLETLSWDQEILDAFGVPASMMPAIKSSSEVYGTVHTSQLLREVPVAGILGDQQAATFGQAAFDAGEAKNTYGTGCFLIFNTGEEIVHSKNGLLTTVGYKLGDAAPHYALEGSIAVTGSLIQWLRDNLGMIGSAPEVESLAAAVEDNGGVYIVPAFSGLFAPYWRSDARGAIVGLTRFVNRNHIARAALEATAFQTREVLDAVNADSGVPLTELKVDGGMVANDALMQFQADILGVPVIRPKVVETTALGAAYAAGLAVGFWKDLGECSANWAEDKRWEPQMEQSERDRQMRLWKKAVTKSMDWVDEDVK from the coding sequence ATGAACCAGTACGTAGTCGCCATCGACCAGGGCACCACCAGCACGCGCGCCATCGTGTTTGACCACAGCGGCAGCATTGTCTCCTCGGGCCAGATGGAGCATGAGCAGATCTTCCCCCAGGCCGGCTGGGTGGAGCACAATCCCGCCGAAATCTGGAACAACACCCGCGAAGTGATCGGCTCCGCCCTGTCCAAGGCGAACCTGACCCGTCACGACATCGCCGCCGTCGGCATTACCAACCAGCGCGAAACGGCGGTTGTGTGGGACAAGACCACCGGCGAGGCGGTGTACAACGCGATCGTGTGGCAGGACACCCGTACCCAGCCGATCGTGGACGAGCTGGCGAAGGACGGGGGACCGGAGCGCTTCAAGCAGAAGGTCGGCCTGCCGCTGGCAACCTACTTCTCGGGCACCAAGATCAAGTGGATCCTGGACAACGTCGAGGGCGCCCGGGCCAAGGCGGAAGCCGGCGACCTCGTCTTCGGCAACACTGACTGCTGGGTGCTCTGGAACCTGACCGGCGGGACCGACGGCGGCGTGCACGTCACCGACGTGACCAACGCCTCGAGGACCATGTTCATGGACCTCGAGACGCTGTCCTGGGACCAGGAGATCCTGGACGCTTTCGGCGTCCCGGCCTCCATGATGCCGGCCATCAAGTCCTCCTCCGAGGTCTACGGCACGGTGCACACCTCCCAGCTGCTGCGCGAGGTGCCGGTGGCCGGCATTCTGGGCGACCAGCAGGCGGCCACGTTCGGGCAGGCGGCCTTCGACGCCGGTGAAGCCAAGAACACGTATGGCACGGGCTGCTTCCTGATCTTCAACACCGGCGAGGAAATTGTCCACTCCAAGAACGGGCTCCTGACCACGGTCGGGTACAAGCTCGGCGATGCGGCGCCGCACTACGCGCTGGAGGGCTCCATTGCCGTCACCGGTTCGTTGATCCAGTGGCTGCGGGACAACCTCGGAATGATCGGCAGCGCCCCGGAGGTCGAGAGCCTCGCCGCCGCGGTGGAGGACAACGGCGGCGTCTACATTGTGCCCGCGTTCTCGGGCCTCTTCGCGCCGTACTGGCGCTCTGACGCCCGCGGCGCCATTGTGGGCCTGACCCGTTTTGTGAACAGGAACCACATTGCCCGCGCGGCGCTGGAAGCGACCGCCTTCCAGACCCGTGAGGTGCTGGACGCCGTGAACGCCGACTCGGGGGTCCCGCTGACGGAACTGAAGGTCGACGGCGGCATGGTCGCCAACGATGCCCTCATGCAGTTCCAGGCGGACATCCTCGGCGTGCCGGTCATCCGGCCGAAGGTGGTGGAGACGACGGCGCTGGGAGCCGCCTACGCCGCCGGCCTCGCCGTCGGATTCTGGAAGGACCTGGGCGAGTGCTCGGCTAACTGGGCCGAGGACAAGCGCTGGGAGCCGCAAATGGAACAGTCCGAGCGGGACCGCCAGATGCGCCTCTGGAAGAAGGCCGTCACCAAGTCCATGGACTGGGTTGACGAGGACGTCAAGTAG
- a CDS encoding MIP/aquaporin family protein: MSLGIVFLSEVFGTAMLTLLGCGVVANVALKGTKGNNGGFLMVTWGWGIAVFSGVYVASQSGAHLNPAVTFGFLLNGKKLYAPGVPVDFASTLTYFGGELLGAFLGAVVMWLAYKQHFDAEPEPASQLAVFSTGPAIRSNVWNLVTEIIGTFVLVFVILTFGGTPSGLGPLAVALLVVGIGVSLGGPTGYAINPARDLGPRIAHALLPIKGKGSSDWSYSWIPVVGPLVGGGLAGVVAAVVPIIAPVLPL, from the coding sequence ATGTCTCTTGGAATAGTTTTCCTGTCCGAAGTATTCGGAACCGCAATGCTGACCCTGCTGGGTTGCGGCGTTGTGGCCAACGTTGCGCTCAAAGGCACCAAGGGCAACAACGGCGGGTTCCTGATGGTGACCTGGGGATGGGGCATTGCCGTCTTCTCCGGTGTCTATGTTGCCTCCCAGTCCGGGGCCCACCTGAACCCCGCCGTGACTTTTGGGTTTCTGCTCAACGGCAAGAAGCTGTACGCACCCGGCGTCCCGGTCGATTTCGCCTCGACGCTGACCTACTTCGGCGGTGAACTGCTCGGTGCCTTCCTGGGTGCCGTGGTGATGTGGCTGGCCTACAAGCAGCACTTCGATGCCGAGCCCGAGCCCGCCAGCCAGCTGGCTGTCTTCTCCACCGGCCCCGCGATCCGCTCCAACGTGTGGAACCTGGTCACAGAAATCATCGGCACCTTTGTCCTCGTGTTCGTCATCCTGACCTTCGGCGGGACGCCTTCCGGACTCGGCCCGCTGGCGGTCGCCCTGCTGGTTGTCGGCATCGGCGTTTCCCTCGGTGGTCCCACCGGTTACGCCATCAACCCGGCCCGTGACCTCGGCCCCCGGATCGCGCACGCGCTGCTTCCGATCAAGGGCAAGGGGTCCTCGGACTGGAGCTATTCCTGGATCCCGGTCGTCGGACCGCTGGTCGGTGGCGGCCTTGCCGGCGTCGTCGCGGCAGTCGTACCGATCATCGCCCCTGTACTCCCTCTCTAA
- a CDS encoding glycerol-3-phosphate dehydrogenase/oxidase encodes MGVPHRTKPKGAVLGQKDSARTPANDRASVQKLRTRRHAQVLIIGGGINGVGTFRDLALQGVDVALVERGDYCQGASGASSHMIHGGIRYLENGEFRLVQESVVERNRLLRIAPHYVKPLQTTIPIFSTFSGVLAAPMRFLTHKQGKHTERGAFLIKLGLSMYDFFSRDGGSVPRHQFRGRKRALAELPRLHPGIKYAATYFDASVHNPERLTLDVLQDGEKAGGADSHLARASNYVSLVSVGAADGAGMSGTAAGSPAGTTVQLRDELTGEVFDFTADVIVNTTGAWVDLTNQAMGAASSFMGGTKGSHIVMDHPELLAACNGREIFFEHTDGRIVLIYPMGDRVLVGTTDVDADMAEDAVCTEAEIDYFFDLIGHVFPDIPVDRGQIVYTFSGVRPLPKHDATQPGFVSRDYRIERRAAAGGAVLSLVGGKWTTFRALAEHLSNDVLAELGLERKVSTAKLAIGGGARFPDSEDGVQRWIKAHMSAGRDAARVTGLLTRYGTRAEEVIRFLDGAPAGAPDRLLHSTRELSTRELEFMAAHEQIGHLVDVLIRRTSLAFRGLVTGELLNEVADLLSGPLGWDAARRAKEISHAQEVLQRFHGVRVHSLVA; translated from the coding sequence ATGGGCGTGCCGCACAGAACCAAACCCAAGGGAGCAGTTTTGGGACAGAAGGACTCAGCCCGCACACCGGCCAACGATCGAGCCTCGGTGCAGAAGCTGCGGACGCGGCGGCACGCGCAGGTCTTGATCATCGGAGGCGGAATTAACGGGGTGGGCACCTTCCGCGACCTTGCCCTGCAGGGCGTCGACGTGGCGCTCGTGGAGCGCGGCGACTACTGCCAGGGCGCCAGCGGCGCGTCGTCCCACATGATCCACGGCGGGATCCGGTACCTCGAAAACGGCGAGTTCCGCCTCGTCCAGGAGTCTGTGGTCGAACGCAACCGGCTCCTGCGGATTGCACCGCACTACGTCAAGCCGCTCCAGACCACGATCCCGATCTTCAGCACCTTCTCCGGAGTCCTGGCGGCCCCCATGCGCTTCCTGACCCACAAGCAGGGGAAGCACACCGAGCGCGGGGCCTTCCTGATCAAGCTGGGCCTGAGTATGTACGACTTCTTCTCCCGCGACGGCGGCTCCGTGCCGCGCCACCAGTTCCGCGGACGCAAGCGGGCGCTGGCCGAGCTGCCACGCCTGCACCCGGGGATCAAGTACGCAGCCACCTACTTCGACGCCTCGGTCCACAACCCTGAGCGCCTCACGCTCGATGTGCTCCAGGACGGCGAGAAGGCCGGCGGCGCGGACAGCCACCTGGCCCGGGCCAGCAACTACGTTTCGCTCGTCTCTGTGGGCGCCGCGGACGGCGCCGGCATGTCCGGCACCGCTGCCGGAAGCCCGGCGGGCACCACCGTCCAGCTGCGCGACGAGCTGACCGGCGAGGTATTCGACTTCACCGCTGACGTCATCGTGAACACCACCGGTGCCTGGGTCGACCTGACCAACCAGGCCATGGGGGCGGCGTCGTCCTTCATGGGCGGAACCAAGGGTTCGCACATTGTGATGGACCACCCGGAACTGCTCGCGGCGTGCAACGGCCGGGAAATATTCTTCGAGCACACCGACGGCCGGATCGTGCTGATCTACCCGATGGGTGACCGCGTCCTGGTCGGCACCACCGACGTCGATGCCGACATGGCCGAGGACGCCGTCTGCACCGAGGCGGAAATCGACTACTTCTTCGACCTCATCGGCCACGTATTCCCGGACATTCCGGTGGACCGGGGACAGATCGTCTACACATTCTCCGGAGTGCGCCCGCTTCCGAAGCACGACGCGACGCAGCCCGGCTTCGTCAGCCGGGACTACCGGATCGAACGCCGTGCGGCGGCCGGCGGGGCCGTGTTGAGCCTCGTCGGCGGCAAATGGACCACGTTCCGGGCCCTCGCCGAGCACCTGAGCAACGATGTCCTGGCTGAACTCGGCCTGGAGCGGAAGGTCTCGACGGCGAAGCTCGCCATCGGCGGCGGCGCCCGCTTCCCTGACAGCGAGGACGGCGTTCAGCGCTGGATCAAGGCGCATATGTCGGCCGGCCGCGACGCAGCCAGGGTCACCGGGCTGCTGACCCGCTACGGGACGCGCGCCGAAGAAGTCATCCGCTTCCTGGACGGCGCCCCGGCCGGAGCGCCGGACAGGCTGCTGCACTCCACGCGCGAGCTCAGCACCCGTGAACTGGAGTTCATGGCGGCGCACGAGCAGATCGGGCACCTCGTGGACGTCCTCATCCGCCGCACGTCCCTGGCCTTCCGGGGCCTGGTGACCGGGGAACTGCTGAACGAAGTCGCCGACCTCCTTTCGGGCCCGCTCGGCTGGGACGCGGCTCGCCGGGCCAAGGAAATCAGCCACGCGCAGGAGGTGCTTCAGCGGTTCCACGGCGTCCGGGTCCACAGCCTGGTCGCCTGA
- a CDS encoding sugar-binding domain-containing protein, with protein sequence MTPPRQSDALRAAQLYYLQDLTMDAIARELRTSRSTVSRLLSAARDSGLVQIQIRSPLDTGPELESMIRTEYKVDVHVVPVVDTLNEAETLDRVAMQAARTIGPLVDSNAIIGVAWGSTLSAVSRHLTRKITHDSVIVQLNGAGNMQTTGITYASDIMRRFGSAYGARVEQFPVPAFFDHAATKTAMWNERSVQRILDLQSRMSIAIFGVGSVDADYPSHVYAGGYLDEDDLNVLANSDVVGDVATVFFRADGSSDGITLNERSTGPDLAQLRQVRRRICVVSGASKINGLRGALAAGLATDLILDEASARRLVRFDGLA encoded by the coding sequence ATGACGCCTCCACGCCAGTCCGACGCCCTCCGCGCGGCCCAGCTGTATTACCTCCAGGACCTGACCATGGACGCGATCGCGCGGGAGCTCCGGACGTCCCGCTCCACAGTGTCGCGGCTGCTTTCGGCGGCACGTGATTCGGGTCTGGTGCAGATCCAGATCCGCAGCCCGCTGGACACCGGGCCCGAACTTGAGAGCATGATCCGCACCGAATACAAGGTGGATGTGCACGTCGTTCCGGTGGTGGACACCCTCAATGAGGCGGAAACACTGGACCGCGTGGCCATGCAGGCCGCCCGAACGATCGGGCCGCTGGTGGACTCCAACGCCATCATCGGCGTCGCCTGGGGCTCGACCCTGAGCGCCGTGAGCCGACACCTGACCCGAAAGATCACCCATGACAGCGTGATCGTCCAGCTCAACGGTGCCGGCAACATGCAGACCACCGGCATCACCTATGCCTCGGACATCATGCGACGGTTCGGCAGCGCCTACGGGGCACGGGTGGAACAGTTCCCCGTGCCGGCCTTCTTCGACCATGCCGCGACCAAAACCGCCATGTGGAATGAGCGCAGTGTTCAACGCATCCTGGATCTGCAGTCGCGGATGAGCATCGCGATCTTCGGTGTCGGATCGGTCGACGCCGACTACCCCAGTCACGTCTATGCCGGCGGGTACCTCGATGAGGACGACCTGAACGTGCTCGCGAACTCCGATGTGGTGGGTGACGTCGCGACCGTATTCTTCCGGGCGGACGGGTCCTCGGACGGCATCACGCTCAACGAGCGCTCCACCGGCCCGGACCTCGCCCAGCTCCGCCAGGTTCGGCGGCGCATCTGTGTCGTGTCCGGCGCCTCCAAGATCAACGGGCTGAGGGGGGCGCTGGCGGCAGGACTTGCCACGGACCTGATCCTCGACGAAGCCAGCGCACGCAGGCTGGTCCGGTTTGACGGACTGGCCTGA
- a CDS encoding aldo/keto reductase, with translation MRISPRLTLNNGVLIDRLGFGLYKVPPADAANLVTMAIEAGYRHFDTAAMYGNETGVGKGIGALSGFEGTGGGPGETAPYVSREDLFITTKVWNDDHGYDATMRAFDTSISNLGLEYIDLYLIHWPCARRGLFQETYRALETLYREGKVRAIGVCNFQPQHLDRLLETAEVVPAVNQIELHPWLQQDELREKHNLLGIRTEAWSPLGRGQVLKDPVILALAAEHDRTPAQVILRWHLQLGNIAIPKASSFARIHENRDVFDFELSPLDMTEIAALERGFRTGSHPDNVK, from the coding sequence ATGAGAATCTCTCCCCGGCTGACCCTGAACAACGGCGTACTGATCGACCGGCTGGGGTTCGGGCTCTATAAGGTCCCTCCGGCCGATGCCGCCAATCTGGTGACCATGGCCATCGAGGCCGGCTACCGCCACTTCGATACTGCCGCCATGTACGGCAATGAGACCGGCGTCGGCAAGGGCATCGGTGCCCTGTCCGGATTTGAGGGCACCGGCGGCGGCCCGGGGGAAACCGCACCGTACGTGTCCCGCGAGGACCTCTTCATCACCACGAAGGTTTGGAATGACGACCACGGCTACGACGCCACGATGCGGGCGTTCGACACCTCAATCTCCAACCTCGGCCTGGAGTACATCGACCTCTACCTGATCCATTGGCCGTGCGCCCGGCGGGGCCTGTTCCAGGAGACATACCGGGCCTTGGAGACCCTGTACCGCGAAGGTAAAGTCCGGGCAATCGGCGTCTGCAACTTCCAGCCGCAGCACCTGGACCGGCTCCTGGAGACGGCCGAGGTTGTGCCGGCCGTCAACCAGATTGAGCTCCATCCCTGGCTGCAGCAGGACGAACTGCGCGAAAAGCACAATCTGCTGGGCATCCGCACCGAGGCGTGGAGCCCGTTGGGCCGCGGCCAGGTCCTGAAGGATCCGGTGATCCTGGCCCTCGCCGCCGAACACGACCGCACGCCGGCGCAGGTCATCCTCCGCTGGCACCTGCAGCTGGGCAACATTGCCATCCCGAAGGCCAGCTCGTTCGCGCGGATCCACGAAAACCGCGATGTCTTCGACTTTGAACTCTCGCCGCTGGACATGACGGAGATCGCGGCCCTCGAACGAGGGTTCCGGACCGGCTCCCACCCAGACAACGTCAAATAG
- a CDS encoding alpha/beta hydrolase — translation MEQVDTGSSRTPLFSSALAARTRAASAEVDGTSIAYWVYEPVRVTPETRTILVVHGFRGDHHGLLRVADQLTDMRLIMPDLPGFGGSAAFEDTEHSVAGYGRFLSGFMATLGLGPDTVLLGHSFGSIIASHFVAANRDAVAELILVNPIAAPALEGPKGLMTKLAVLYYEAAARLPRRLGLALLRSQAIVRVMSVAMAKTGDRDLRRFVHAQHSSYFSAFADRDSLLQAFKASVGSNVSEVARELTLPVLLIAGEKDEIAMLADQHKLAALLPDATLEVIPGVGHLIHYETPEPAARYIRRFLKDHAA, via the coding sequence ATGGAACAAGTGGACACCGGGTCCTCACGCACGCCCCTGTTCAGCAGCGCACTCGCCGCCCGCACCCGGGCCGCGTCCGCAGAGGTTGACGGCACCTCGATTGCCTACTGGGTCTACGAGCCCGTCCGGGTCACACCGGAGACCCGCACCATCCTGGTGGTGCACGGATTCCGCGGCGACCACCACGGCCTGCTGCGGGTGGCCGACCAGCTGACGGACATGCGCCTGATCATGCCGGATCTGCCGGGCTTCGGCGGCTCGGCAGCCTTCGAGGATACCGAACACAGTGTTGCCGGCTATGGCCGGTTCCTGAGCGGCTTCATGGCCACGCTGGGCCTGGGCCCGGACACCGTCCTGCTGGGACATTCGTTCGGTTCGATCATCGCCAGCCACTTCGTGGCGGCCAACCGGGATGCCGTGGCCGAACTTATCCTGGTCAATCCCATCGCGGCGCCCGCCCTCGAGGGTCCCAAAGGCCTCATGACCAAGCTTGCGGTGCTCTACTATGAGGCCGCGGCGCGCCTTCCCCGGCGCCTCGGGCTGGCCCTCCTGCGCAGCCAGGCGATCGTGCGGGTGATGAGTGTGGCTATGGCCAAGACCGGGGACAGGGATCTCCGCCGGTTCGTGCACGCCCAGCACAGTTCCTACTTCTCGGCCTTCGCGGACCGCGACAGCCTGCTTCAGGCTTTCAAGGCCTCGGTCGGCAGCAATGTCTCGGAGGTGGCCCGCGAACTGACCCTCCCGGTGCTCCTGATCGCCGGAGAGAAGGACGAGATTGCCATGCTGGCGGACCAGCACAAACTCGCGGCCCTGCTTCCGGACGCGACGCTGGAAGTCATCCCCGGCGTCGGGCACCTGATCCACTACGAAACCCCCGAACCCGCTGCCCGCTACATCCGACGCTTCCTCAAGGACCACGCCGCATGA